One region of Bacillus zhangzhouensis genomic DNA includes:
- a CDS encoding glycosyltransferase, with protein MTKVTVIMTSYNKAAYVGRSIEAVLQQTLSDFELFIMDDGSNEKTLAAIEPFRKDSRVHFIQSGVKTLEERTAKTRYAVLINQALELAKGEYISYATDDNVYAPDRLEKLTHYLDAHPGKDIVYSSSKVIYLNSKKEPVKETIRPAQTVQWNAPCAIDHCSVVHRASILSRIHDEFGSCWDESPHFYRIGDARFFFRLNHFYPFYPFDEILDTNYITEKSIHYQLAEEEKSAFIQALPKQSTCWELRSILKQRHGR; from the coding sequence TTGACAAAAGTAACTGTCATTATGACGAGCTACAACAAGGCGGCTTACGTTGGCAGATCGATTGAAGCGGTCTTGCAGCAGACGCTGTCAGACTTTGAACTTTTTATCATGGATGATGGATCAAACGAAAAAACCCTTGCTGCTATTGAACCGTTTCGTAAAGATTCCCGCGTTCACTTTATCCAAAGCGGTGTCAAAACGCTGGAAGAGAGAACAGCGAAAACTCGCTACGCCGTGCTTATTAATCAAGCATTAGAACTGGCAAAGGGCGAGTATATTTCCTATGCCACAGATGACAATGTCTACGCCCCAGACCGTTTAGAAAAGCTCACTCATTATCTAGATGCTCATCCAGGTAAAGATATTGTCTATTCTAGTTCTAAAGTGATCTATTTAAATAGCAAAAAAGAGCCAGTGAAGGAAACGATTCGGCCTGCGCAAACAGTGCAATGGAATGCCCCCTGTGCCATAGATCATTGCTCGGTCGTACATCGTGCATCCATTTTATCAAGAATTCATGATGAATTTGGGTCCTGCTGGGACGAGAGTCCGCATTTTTATCGGATAGGGGATGCCCGTTTCTTTTTTCGGTTAAATCATTTTTATCCGTTCTATCCGTTTGATGAAATATTAGATACAAATTACATCACAGAAAAGTCCATTCATTATCAGCTGGCAGAAGAAGAGAAAAGTGCCTTTATTCAAGCACTTCCCAAGCAGTCTACCTGCTGGGAGCTTCGCAGTATATTAAAACAAAGACACGGGAGGTGA